Proteins encoded by one window of Carassius carassius chromosome 30, fCarCar2.1, whole genome shotgun sequence:
- the LOC132110531 gene encoding mitogen-activated protein kinase kinase kinase 4-like isoform X1 has translation MEPPDENRLKNSSKDVSQQNTEVDESWDEPSQEEETLYSTSPPRTPRQMKRMSNKHQRNSQGLKGKEKPGSSSPLSQREREGARSVEPSEEHSYKQEKKQRFNQRSNQRDSKKTFQGSFMLDPLSKTSAIGSRNMDPRKPYLSLGMLPVRTHRQTSRTDCPADRLKFFETLRLLLKLTSMSSKKKEKEQRGLENMAFMGQNNEVIWLELQAWHARRSIAEQDLYLYTARQAIPDIISEVLHFKVDYSSLAGLDSNASVEESNSCHGETNCRNDSFSFSTCSTSWGEIDAAAPFSSALECREHLQRQRVAFDQVKWVMSLLESVEALYPSLQTLQKDYEKYAARDFQGRVQALCLWLNITQDLNQKLRVMGTVLGLRDLSRIGWPIFEIPSPRCSHGNDDNEVDEDETESTADIDGEERTLNEATSDGEQSPCPTPKFSRLLSEEEFLPMDNETCYFPTAIYRPFVDKALKQMGLRKLILRLHKLMDRSLQRSRTALLSHVPAQELSAVPGYSLQHCDYLPELSRHVPGQVEEEAESGRVSWKELVDMDLPSFRPAFLVLCRVLLNVIHECLKLRLEQRPAGEPSLLSIKQLVRECKEVLKGGLLMKQYYQFMLQGVVTDPQGLQTNANIDEFEEDLHKMLEVYFDYMRSWIQMLQQLPQASHSLKNLLEEEWNFTKVITPYIRGGEAQSGKLFCDIAGMLLKSTGDFLDAGLQKSGNEFWECADDSTASDEIRRSVIETSRSLKELFHEARERASKALGFAKMLRKDLEIAAEFRSTTGVPSLLQALKAKNYVKVQIPGLEELQVFVPCDLMEQRLVILQLLNAAAGKDCSKEPDEIPEDEAYLLMSKHGVGDLTTGGAWTEWDGTVLKLVPQVETVDTLRSMKVDNLLLVVMQSAHLVTQRKAFQQSMEELLTLSREQTSSQPLIVSALEQLKNEALQLCIKINTAIDRVDYMFTSEFEAEVEETEKATLQQYYREAMIQGYNFAFEYHKEVVRLMSGEFRRRIGERYIAFARKWMNFVLTKCESGRGTRPRWATQGFDFLQAIEAAFISALPEDDFLSLQALMNECIGHVIGKPHSPVSSIYFAPRNSPRPVKVPRCHSDPANPCLFIPPSHAEAFSSRSLPCDLRTQLCPSGPRPTPPLPPGEHGHTTKPSGGVPSDTRVSSVHENDRLSSVAAELQFKSLSRHSSPTEDREEPSYPKADPSITARRSWELRNFISQSKDIAARQSPMEAVRRSIRIFDDKHYVLMRQRNIIGQVCNTPKSYDNVMHVGLRKVTFKWQRGNKIGEGQYGKVYTCINVDTGELMAMKEIRFQPNDHKTIKETADELKIFEGIKHPNLVRYFGVELHREEMYIFMEYCDEGTLEEVSRLGLQEHVIRLYSKQITTAINVLHEHGIVHRDIKGANIFLTSSGLIKLGDFGCSVKLKNNAQTMPGEVNSTLGTAAYMAPEVITRAKGEGHGRAADIWSLGCVLIEMVTGKRPWHEYEHNFQIMYKVGMGHKPPIPEKLSTEGKDFLDHCLESEPKRRWTASALLDHPFVKVCTDEE, from the exons ATGGAGCCTCCGGATGAGAACAG GCTCAAGAACTCGTCCAAAGATGTGTCCCAGCAGAACACTGAGGTGGATGAGTCTTGGGACGAGCCCAGCCAGGAAGAGGAGACTCTCTACAGCACCTCCCCTCCCCGCACTCCTCGGCAGATGAAACGTATGTCCAACAAACACCAGAGAAACAGCCAGGGGTTAAAGGGCAAAG AGAAGCCAGGTTCCTCCAGTCCGTTGTCTCAACGAGAACGTGAGGGAGCCAGATCAGTCGAGCCTTCTGAAGAGCACAGCTACAAGCAGGAAAAGAAGCAGCGCTTCAACCAGCGCTCCAACCAGCGGGACAGCAAGAAGACATTCCAGGGCTCCTTCATGCTGGATCCGTTGTCCAAGACCAGTGCCATCGGCTCCAGAAACATGGATCCCCGCAAGCCCTACCTGAGCCTGGGCATGTTGCCCGTTCGTACCCACCGGCAGACCTCGCGCACAGACTGTCCGGCAGACCGCCTCAAATTCTTTGAGACTCTGCGGCTGCTCCTTAAGCTCACCTCCATGTCATCCAAGAAGAAGGAGAAGGAGCAGCGAGGCCTGGAGAACATGGCCTTTATGGGCCAGAATAATGAGGTCATCTGGTTGGAGTTGCAGGCTTGGCACGCCCGCCGTAGCATCGCGGAGCAGGACCTGTACCTGTACACTGCTCGCCAAGCCATACCTGACATCATCAGTGAGGTTTTGCACTTCAAAGTGGACTATAGCAGCCTAGCCGGGCTTGACAGCAATGCCTCAGTTGAGGAGAGCAACTCCTGCCATGGTGAAACCAACTGCAGGAATGATTCATTTAGCTTTAGCACCTGCTCCACGTCCTGGGGAGAGATCGATGCTGCTGCTCCTTTTTCTTCGGCGCTGGAGTGCCGGGAGCACCTGCAAAGGCAGCGGGTAGCTTTCGATCAGGTCAAGTGGGTCATGTCGCTGTTAGAGTCGGTGGAAGCTCTATACCCATCTCTGCAAACCTTGCAGAAGGACTATGAAAAGTATGCAGCTCGAGACTTCCAGGGCAGGGTGCAGGCGCTCTGCTTATGGCTCAACATCACTCAGGACCTGAACCAGAAGCTGCGTGTGATGGGCACCGTGCTGGGCCTCAGGGACCTTTCCCGCATCGGCTGGCCCATCTTCGAGATCCCCTCACCTCGCTGCTCCCATGGCAATGATGACAATGAGGTGGACGAGGATGAGACAGAGTCTACTGCTGACATTGATGGGGAGGAAAGGACCTTAAATGAGGCGACCAGCGACGGGGAGCAGTCACCTTGCCCCACGCCAAAGTTTTCACGCCTCCTGTCAGAGGAGGAGTTCCTCCCGATGGACAACGAGACCTGCTACTTTCCCACTGCCATATACAGGCCGTTTGTGGATAAGGCACTCAAACAGATGGGACTGCGTAAACTGATCCTCAGACTGCACAAGCTGATGGACCGTTCACTGCAGAGGTCCAGAACTGCTCTGTTGAGTCACGTGCCGGCTCAAGAG CTGTCAGCGGTCCCGGGTTATTCTTTGCAGCACTGTGACTACCTTCCAGAGCTCTCTCGTCATGTGCCTGGTCAGGTGGAGGAAGAGGCGGAGTCGGGACGAGTATCGTGGAAGGAGCTAGTGGACATGGACCTGCCCTCATTCCGGCCAGCCTTCTTGGTGCTTTGCCGTGTGCTGCTAAATGTTATTCACGAGTGCCTCAAACTGCGCCTTGAGCAAAGGCCTGCAGGGGAACCGTCCCTGCTCAGCATCAAGCAG TTGGTACGTGAGTGTAAAGAGGTTCTTAAAGGAGGGCTCCTGATGAAACAGTACTACCAGTTCATGCTGCAAGGCGTCGTCACTGACCCCCAGGGTCTGCAGACTAATGCCAACATTGACGAGTTTGAGGAGGATCTGCACAAGATGTTAGAG gtgtaCTTTGACTACATGCGCAGCTGGATCCAGATGTTGCAGCAGTTGCCTCAAGCCTCCCACAGCCTGAAGAACCTGCTAGAGGAGGAATGGAATTTCACCAAAGTCATCACTCCATACATCCGAGGTGGAGAGGCCCAGTCTGGGAAACTCTTTTG TGATATTGCTGGCATGCTGCTAAAATCCACTGGAGACTTTTTGGACGCTGGCCTTCAGAAGAGTGGCAATGAGTTCTGGGAGTGTGCGGATGACAGCACTGCCTCGGATGAAATCAG ACGTTCAGTGATTGAGACAAGTCGCTCACTCAAAGAGCTCTTCCATGAAGCCAGGGAGAGAGCATCTAAAGCATTGGGCTTTGCCAAAATGCTGCGCAAG GATCTTGAGATTGCTGCAGAATTCAGGTCAACCACTGGAGTTCCCTCTCTCCTTCAAGCACTGAAggccaaaaattatgtcaaa GTCCAAATCCCAGGACTGGAGGAGCTCCAGGTGTTCGTCCCTTGTGATCTGATGGAGCAGCGGTTGGTCATCTTGCAGCTGTTAAATGCAGCAGCTGGAAAGGACTGCTCGAAAGAGCCAGACGAAATCCCAGAAGATGAGGCGTATCTGCTGATGAGCAAGCATGGAGTCGGAGACTTGACCACCGGTGGTGCCTGGACTGAGTGGGACGGCACGGTGCTCAAACTAGTGCCTCAGGTGGAGACTGTGGACACATTACGGTCCATGAAG GTGGACAATCTGTTGCTGGTTGTGATGCAGTCGGCCCACCTGGTGACACAACGCAAAGCCTTCCAGCAGTCCATGGAAGAACTTCTCACCCTCAGCCGAGAGCAGACATCCAGCCAGCCGCTTATCGTCTCTGCCCTGGAACAGCTCAAG AATGAGGCTCTCCAGCTGTGCATCAAAATCAACACCGCGATCGACCGTGTGGATTATATGTTCACGTCAGAGTTTGAGGCTGAGGTGGAGGAGACGGAGAAAGCCACACTGCAGCAGTATTACAGAGAGGCCATGATCCAGGGCTACAACTTTGCTTTTGAG TACCATAAAGAGGTTGTGCGGCTGATGTCTGGAGAGTTCAGGCGGCGGATAGGGGAGCGCTACATCGCTTTTGCCCGCAAGTGGATGAACTTTGTCCTCACAAAGTGTGAAAGTGGAAGAGGCACTCGTCCAAG GTGGGCGACGCAAGGCTTTGATTTTCTTCAAGCAATTGAGGCTGCGTTTATATCAGCCTTGCCAGAAGATGACTTTCTG AGTCTGCAAGCGCTGATGAATGAATGTATTGGGCATGTTATCGGCAAACCGCACAGTCCAGTCAGTAGTATCTATTTTG CCCCACGAAACAGCCCTCGACCTGTCAAAGTCCCCCGTTGCCACAGCGACCCTGCAAACCCATGCCTCTTCATCCCTCCATCTCATGCTGAGGCCTTCAG CTCTCGGAGTCTCCCGTGTGATCTGCGTACCCAGTTGTGTCCCTCAGGTCCCCGCCCCACCCCTCCATTACCCCCAGGGGAGCACGGCCACACCACCAAACCCTCCGGCGGTGTGCCCAGTGACACCAG GGTGTCTAGTGTACATGAGAACGACCGTCTGTCATCTGTGGCGGCGGAGCTACAGTTTAAATCCCTCAGTCGCCACTCCAGCCCGACAGAAGACAGAGAAG AGCCCTCGTATCCTAAAGCAGACCCCAGCATTACCGCCCGCCGCAGCTGGGAGCTCCGCAACTTCATCAGCCAGTCAAAAG ACATTGCAGCGCGTCAGAGCCCTATGGAGGCTGTCCGGCGCTCTATACGCATCTTTGATGACAAGCACTATGTGCTCATGAGACAGCGAAACATCATCGGACAGGTGTGCAACACCCCCAAGTCCTATGACAACGTCATGCATGTGGGTCTGCGCAAAGTCACATTCAAATGGCAGAGAGGCAACAAGATAG GCGAAGGGCAGTATGGAAAGGTTTACACATGCATCAATGTAGACACTGGTGAACTGATGGCCATGAAGGAG ATTCGCTTTCAGCCCAATGATCACAAAACCATAAAGGAAACAGCCGATGAGCTGAAGATCTTTGAAGGAATCAAACATCCCAATCTTGTTCGCTACTTTGGTGTGGAGTTgcacagg GAGGAGATGTATATCTTTATGGagtactgtgatgaagggaccctggaggaagtgtctagacTGGGTCTGCAGGAACACGTCATCCGCCTCTACAGCAAGCAGATCACGACGGCAATCAATGTGCTCCATGAACACGGCATTGTCCACCGTGACATTAAAG GAGCCAATATCTTCCTCACGTCGTCGGGCTTGATAAAGCTAGGGGACTTCGGCTGCTCGGTGAAACTGAAGAACAATGCTCAGACTATGCCTGGAGAGGTGAACAGCACCCTGGGAACAGCAG CATACATGGCTCCTGAGGTCATCACTAGAGCAAAGGGTGAAGGTCATGGTCGTGCTGCTGATATCTGGAGCCTTGGTTGTGTTCTCATAGAAATGGTCACTGGAAAG AGACCTTGGCACGAATATGAGCATAACTTCCAGATCATGTATAAAGTGGGAATGGGCCACAAGCCACCCATTCCTGAAAAGCTGAGCACAGAGGGGAAGGACTTCCTGGATCACTGCCTGGAGAGTGAACCGAAGCGGCGCTGGACCGCCAGCGCTCTGTTGGACCACCCCTTTGTCAAA GTCTGCACAGATGAAGAGTGA
- the LOC132110531 gene encoding mitogen-activated protein kinase kinase kinase 4-like isoform X2, whose translation MEPPDENRLKNSSKDVSQQNTEVDESWDEPSQEEETLYSTSPPRTPRQMKRMSNKHQRNSQGLKGKEKPGSSSPLSQREREGARSVEPSEEHSYKQEKKQRFNQRSNQRDSKKTFQGSFMLDPLSKTSAIGSRNMDPRKPYLSLGMLPVRTHRQTSRTDCPADRLKFFETLRLLLKLTSMSSKKKEKEQRGLENMAFMGQNNEVIWLELQAWHARRSIAEQDLYLYTARQAIPDIISEVLHFKVDYSSLAGLDSNASVEESNSCHGETNCRNDSFSFSTCSTSWGEIDAAAPFSSALECREHLQRQRVAFDQVKWVMSLLESVEALYPSLQTLQKDYEKYAARDFQGRVQALCLWLNITQDLNQKLRVMGTVLGLRDLSRIGWPIFEIPSPRCSHGNDDNEVDEDETESTADIDGEERTLNEATSDGEQSPCPTPKFSRLLSEEEFLPMDNETCYFPTAIYRPFVDKALKQMGLRKLILRLHKLMDRSLQRSRTALLSHVPAQELSAVPGYSLQHCDYLPELSRHVPGQVEEEAESGRVSWKELVDMDLPSFRPAFLVLCRVLLNVIHECLKLRLEQRPAGEPSLLSIKQLVRECKEVLKGGLLMKQYYQFMLQGVVTDPQGLQTNANIDEFEEDLHKMLEVYFDYMRSWIQMLQQLPQASHSLKNLLEEEWNFTKVITPYIRGGEAQSGKLFCDIAGMLLKSTGDFLDAGLQKSGNEFWECADDSTASDEIRRSVIETSRSLKELFHEARERASKALGFAKMLRKDLEIAAEFRSTTGVPSLLQALKAKNYVKVQIPGLEELQVFVPCDLMEQRLVILQLLNAAAGKDCSKEPDEIPEDEAYLLMSKHGVGDLTTGGAWTEWDGTVLKLVPQVETVDTLRSMKVDNLLLVVMQSAHLVTQRKAFQQSMEELLTLSREQTSSQPLIVSALEQLKNEALQLCIKINTAIDRVDYMFTSEFEAEVEETEKATLQQYYREAMIQGYNFAFEYHKEVVRLMSGEFRRRIGERYIAFARKWMNFVLTKCESGRGTRPRWATQGFDFLQAIEAAFISALPEDDFLSLQALMNECIGHVIGKPHSPVSSIYFAPRNSPRPVKVPRCHSDPANPCLFIPPSHAEAFRVSSVHENDRLSSVAAELQFKSLSRHSSPTEDREEPSYPKADPSITARRSWELRNFISQSKDIAARQSPMEAVRRSIRIFDDKHYVLMRQRNIIGQVCNTPKSYDNVMHVGLRKVTFKWQRGNKIGEGQYGKVYTCINVDTGELMAMKEIRFQPNDHKTIKETADELKIFEGIKHPNLVRYFGVELHREEMYIFMEYCDEGTLEEVSRLGLQEHVIRLYSKQITTAINVLHEHGIVHRDIKGANIFLTSSGLIKLGDFGCSVKLKNNAQTMPGEVNSTLGTAAYMAPEVITRAKGEGHGRAADIWSLGCVLIEMVTGKRPWHEYEHNFQIMYKVGMGHKPPIPEKLSTEGKDFLDHCLESEPKRRWTASALLDHPFVKVCTDEE comes from the exons ATGGAGCCTCCGGATGAGAACAG GCTCAAGAACTCGTCCAAAGATGTGTCCCAGCAGAACACTGAGGTGGATGAGTCTTGGGACGAGCCCAGCCAGGAAGAGGAGACTCTCTACAGCACCTCCCCTCCCCGCACTCCTCGGCAGATGAAACGTATGTCCAACAAACACCAGAGAAACAGCCAGGGGTTAAAGGGCAAAG AGAAGCCAGGTTCCTCCAGTCCGTTGTCTCAACGAGAACGTGAGGGAGCCAGATCAGTCGAGCCTTCTGAAGAGCACAGCTACAAGCAGGAAAAGAAGCAGCGCTTCAACCAGCGCTCCAACCAGCGGGACAGCAAGAAGACATTCCAGGGCTCCTTCATGCTGGATCCGTTGTCCAAGACCAGTGCCATCGGCTCCAGAAACATGGATCCCCGCAAGCCCTACCTGAGCCTGGGCATGTTGCCCGTTCGTACCCACCGGCAGACCTCGCGCACAGACTGTCCGGCAGACCGCCTCAAATTCTTTGAGACTCTGCGGCTGCTCCTTAAGCTCACCTCCATGTCATCCAAGAAGAAGGAGAAGGAGCAGCGAGGCCTGGAGAACATGGCCTTTATGGGCCAGAATAATGAGGTCATCTGGTTGGAGTTGCAGGCTTGGCACGCCCGCCGTAGCATCGCGGAGCAGGACCTGTACCTGTACACTGCTCGCCAAGCCATACCTGACATCATCAGTGAGGTTTTGCACTTCAAAGTGGACTATAGCAGCCTAGCCGGGCTTGACAGCAATGCCTCAGTTGAGGAGAGCAACTCCTGCCATGGTGAAACCAACTGCAGGAATGATTCATTTAGCTTTAGCACCTGCTCCACGTCCTGGGGAGAGATCGATGCTGCTGCTCCTTTTTCTTCGGCGCTGGAGTGCCGGGAGCACCTGCAAAGGCAGCGGGTAGCTTTCGATCAGGTCAAGTGGGTCATGTCGCTGTTAGAGTCGGTGGAAGCTCTATACCCATCTCTGCAAACCTTGCAGAAGGACTATGAAAAGTATGCAGCTCGAGACTTCCAGGGCAGGGTGCAGGCGCTCTGCTTATGGCTCAACATCACTCAGGACCTGAACCAGAAGCTGCGTGTGATGGGCACCGTGCTGGGCCTCAGGGACCTTTCCCGCATCGGCTGGCCCATCTTCGAGATCCCCTCACCTCGCTGCTCCCATGGCAATGATGACAATGAGGTGGACGAGGATGAGACAGAGTCTACTGCTGACATTGATGGGGAGGAAAGGACCTTAAATGAGGCGACCAGCGACGGGGAGCAGTCACCTTGCCCCACGCCAAAGTTTTCACGCCTCCTGTCAGAGGAGGAGTTCCTCCCGATGGACAACGAGACCTGCTACTTTCCCACTGCCATATACAGGCCGTTTGTGGATAAGGCACTCAAACAGATGGGACTGCGTAAACTGATCCTCAGACTGCACAAGCTGATGGACCGTTCACTGCAGAGGTCCAGAACTGCTCTGTTGAGTCACGTGCCGGCTCAAGAG CTGTCAGCGGTCCCGGGTTATTCTTTGCAGCACTGTGACTACCTTCCAGAGCTCTCTCGTCATGTGCCTGGTCAGGTGGAGGAAGAGGCGGAGTCGGGACGAGTATCGTGGAAGGAGCTAGTGGACATGGACCTGCCCTCATTCCGGCCAGCCTTCTTGGTGCTTTGCCGTGTGCTGCTAAATGTTATTCACGAGTGCCTCAAACTGCGCCTTGAGCAAAGGCCTGCAGGGGAACCGTCCCTGCTCAGCATCAAGCAG TTGGTACGTGAGTGTAAAGAGGTTCTTAAAGGAGGGCTCCTGATGAAACAGTACTACCAGTTCATGCTGCAAGGCGTCGTCACTGACCCCCAGGGTCTGCAGACTAATGCCAACATTGACGAGTTTGAGGAGGATCTGCACAAGATGTTAGAG gtgtaCTTTGACTACATGCGCAGCTGGATCCAGATGTTGCAGCAGTTGCCTCAAGCCTCCCACAGCCTGAAGAACCTGCTAGAGGAGGAATGGAATTTCACCAAAGTCATCACTCCATACATCCGAGGTGGAGAGGCCCAGTCTGGGAAACTCTTTTG TGATATTGCTGGCATGCTGCTAAAATCCACTGGAGACTTTTTGGACGCTGGCCTTCAGAAGAGTGGCAATGAGTTCTGGGAGTGTGCGGATGACAGCACTGCCTCGGATGAAATCAG ACGTTCAGTGATTGAGACAAGTCGCTCACTCAAAGAGCTCTTCCATGAAGCCAGGGAGAGAGCATCTAAAGCATTGGGCTTTGCCAAAATGCTGCGCAAG GATCTTGAGATTGCTGCAGAATTCAGGTCAACCACTGGAGTTCCCTCTCTCCTTCAAGCACTGAAggccaaaaattatgtcaaa GTCCAAATCCCAGGACTGGAGGAGCTCCAGGTGTTCGTCCCTTGTGATCTGATGGAGCAGCGGTTGGTCATCTTGCAGCTGTTAAATGCAGCAGCTGGAAAGGACTGCTCGAAAGAGCCAGACGAAATCCCAGAAGATGAGGCGTATCTGCTGATGAGCAAGCATGGAGTCGGAGACTTGACCACCGGTGGTGCCTGGACTGAGTGGGACGGCACGGTGCTCAAACTAGTGCCTCAGGTGGAGACTGTGGACACATTACGGTCCATGAAG GTGGACAATCTGTTGCTGGTTGTGATGCAGTCGGCCCACCTGGTGACACAACGCAAAGCCTTCCAGCAGTCCATGGAAGAACTTCTCACCCTCAGCCGAGAGCAGACATCCAGCCAGCCGCTTATCGTCTCTGCCCTGGAACAGCTCAAG AATGAGGCTCTCCAGCTGTGCATCAAAATCAACACCGCGATCGACCGTGTGGATTATATGTTCACGTCAGAGTTTGAGGCTGAGGTGGAGGAGACGGAGAAAGCCACACTGCAGCAGTATTACAGAGAGGCCATGATCCAGGGCTACAACTTTGCTTTTGAG TACCATAAAGAGGTTGTGCGGCTGATGTCTGGAGAGTTCAGGCGGCGGATAGGGGAGCGCTACATCGCTTTTGCCCGCAAGTGGATGAACTTTGTCCTCACAAAGTGTGAAAGTGGAAGAGGCACTCGTCCAAG GTGGGCGACGCAAGGCTTTGATTTTCTTCAAGCAATTGAGGCTGCGTTTATATCAGCCTTGCCAGAAGATGACTTTCTG AGTCTGCAAGCGCTGATGAATGAATGTATTGGGCATGTTATCGGCAAACCGCACAGTCCAGTCAGTAGTATCTATTTTG CCCCACGAAACAGCCCTCGACCTGTCAAAGTCCCCCGTTGCCACAGCGACCCTGCAAACCCATGCCTCTTCATCCCTCCATCTCATGCTGAGGCCTTCAG GGTGTCTAGTGTACATGAGAACGACCGTCTGTCATCTGTGGCGGCGGAGCTACAGTTTAAATCCCTCAGTCGCCACTCCAGCCCGACAGAAGACAGAGAAG AGCCCTCGTATCCTAAAGCAGACCCCAGCATTACCGCCCGCCGCAGCTGGGAGCTCCGCAACTTCATCAGCCAGTCAAAAG ACATTGCAGCGCGTCAGAGCCCTATGGAGGCTGTCCGGCGCTCTATACGCATCTTTGATGACAAGCACTATGTGCTCATGAGACAGCGAAACATCATCGGACAGGTGTGCAACACCCCCAAGTCCTATGACAACGTCATGCATGTGGGTCTGCGCAAAGTCACATTCAAATGGCAGAGAGGCAACAAGATAG GCGAAGGGCAGTATGGAAAGGTTTACACATGCATCAATGTAGACACTGGTGAACTGATGGCCATGAAGGAG ATTCGCTTTCAGCCCAATGATCACAAAACCATAAAGGAAACAGCCGATGAGCTGAAGATCTTTGAAGGAATCAAACATCCCAATCTTGTTCGCTACTTTGGTGTGGAGTTgcacagg GAGGAGATGTATATCTTTATGGagtactgtgatgaagggaccctggaggaagtgtctagacTGGGTCTGCAGGAACACGTCATCCGCCTCTACAGCAAGCAGATCACGACGGCAATCAATGTGCTCCATGAACACGGCATTGTCCACCGTGACATTAAAG GAGCCAATATCTTCCTCACGTCGTCGGGCTTGATAAAGCTAGGGGACTTCGGCTGCTCGGTGAAACTGAAGAACAATGCTCAGACTATGCCTGGAGAGGTGAACAGCACCCTGGGAACAGCAG CATACATGGCTCCTGAGGTCATCACTAGAGCAAAGGGTGAAGGTCATGGTCGTGCTGCTGATATCTGGAGCCTTGGTTGTGTTCTCATAGAAATGGTCACTGGAAAG AGACCTTGGCACGAATATGAGCATAACTTCCAGATCATGTATAAAGTGGGAATGGGCCACAAGCCACCCATTCCTGAAAAGCTGAGCACAGAGGGGAAGGACTTCCTGGATCACTGCCTGGAGAGTGAACCGAAGCGGCGCTGGACCGCCAGCGCTCTGTTGGACCACCCCTTTGTCAAA GTCTGCACAGATGAAGAGTGA
- the LOC132110528 gene encoding potassium channel subfamily K member 1-like, whose translation MLQSLTGNSCVRLIQSNKSAWYFLFLVLGYILYLIFGAVVFSSVELPYEDLLRQQLRGIKRQFLQEHKCLSEERLERFLSKALEASNYGVSILNNASASWNWDFTSSLFFASTVLSTTGYGHTAPLSDGGKAFCIIYSVIGIPFTLLFLTAVVQRIMVYSTWRPIMFIHTHWGLSKPLVAVIHATLLAFLAVSCFFLIPAAIFSALEKNWNFLESFYFCFISLSTIGLGDYVPGEAFNQRFRELYKLGITVYLLLGLIAMLVVLETFCELQQLKQLRKMFYLKKEKPQDRLTIMEHDHLAFSSMPNGTVNSPQEDKTEPFVDFPILTSPGGDDPMIK comes from the exons ATGCTTCAGTCCCTCACCGGTAATTCGTGCGTGCGCTTGATACAGAGCAACAAATCGGCATGGTATTTTCTGTTTCTCGTGCTCGGCTATATTCTGTATCTCATATTCGGAGCGGTGGTTTTCTCCTCGGTGGAGCTGCCGTATGAAGACCTCCTGCGCCAGCAGCTCAGAGGAATCAAACGGCAGTTCCTTCAGGAGCACAAATGTCTATCCGAGGAAAGGCTGGAGCGCTTTCTGTCCAAAGCGCTGGAGGCCAGCAACTATGGGGTGTCTATTCTCAACAACGCGTCGGCAAGCTGGAACTGGGACTTCACTTCGTCTTTGTTTTTCGCAAGCACGGTCTTATCAACCACAG GATATGGTCACACCGCCCCTCTCTCTGATGGTGGAAAGGCGTTCTGTATCATTTACTCTGTGATTGGCATCCCCTTCACCCTCCTATTCCTCACGGCTGTGGTGCAAAGGATCATGGTCTATAGCACATGGCGGCCCATTATGTTCATTCATACACATTGGGGTCTTTCTAAACCCCTGGTGGCCGTCATTCATGCAACCCTGCTGGCCTTCTTGGCCGTGTCCTGTTTCTTCCTCATCCCTGCCGCCATCTTCTCTGCCCTAGAAAAGAACTGGAACTTTCTGGAGTCCTTCTACTTCTGCTTTATCTCACTCTCCACTATCGGTCTTGGTGACTATGTGCCCGGAGAGGCCTTTAACCAAAGGTTTCGTGAGCTTTACAAACTGGGCATCACTG TGTATCTCCTCCTCGGCCTGATTGCCATGCTGGTGGTGTTGGAAACCTTCTGTGAGCTGCAGCAGTTGAAGCAGCTGAGGAAGATGTTTTATCTGAAGAAGGAGAAGCCCCAGGACCGCCTGACCATCATGGAACATGACCATCTGGCTTTTAGCTCCATGCCGAACGGTACCGTCAACTCGCCCCAGGAGGACAAAACCGAACCCTTTGTGGACTTCCCCATCTTAACCTCTCCGGGAGGTGATGACCCCATGATCAAGTAG